ACCAGTTTTTCATTTCTCCACCGTCTTTTCCGCCAAAACCGATAATTTTTATTTTTTTGGATTTAGCGACTTCTATAGCCCGGAGTATATTTTTTGAATTACCCGAAGTGGAAATAGCCAGTAAAATATCCTTTTCATTCCCAATAGCATCTACAAGTCTTGCATAAATTTCATCGAAGCCATAGTCATTTGCAACGGCTGTCAGATAAGATCCGTTTGTGTGTAAAGCCTCGGCAAATAACCCTTGCCGGTTAAGTCGAAAACGGCCGCTCAATTCTGCGGCTATATGCTGAGCGTCAGCTGCACTTCCTCCATTTCCGCACAACAGCAGTTTCCCGCCCGCTCTGTAGCTGTCTGTAATGAAATGTATAGCTTTCATCAGTTCTAAAGACCAACTATCCTGTTGTTGCATCTGTTGTTTAAGCAACTGTGCTTCATTGAAAATACTTATTATTTGTTCTTTATCAGTCATTGAAAATTATTGTGGGTAATAATCTATGTTATTTTCTTTTCTTAAAATTTTTCTTTTCCAAAATTCATGCAAAAATCCCAAACCATAAGCGGTTAGCTGAATCCAGGAAGTTATAATGCTCAGTAGTGAAATTTGAAAAGATTGGGTTTGTCTTAAACTGTCCATCCAAATCAAAAGGGTATAAACACCGTAAGCAGCAACTAAAAAAAGTGCCGGAACCGGGAAAATAAAGAGCAACAATATAGAAAAAACAGCACCGGACAGAAAAATTAACGGGAAAAAGTGAATAATTTTTAAGGTTTTCGGATAAAAATAAGACACATTTATTCTGGCCCTTCCAAAAAAGTACAGTTGATTAAAGAAACGCTTAAAGTCTGTCCTGCGCTTGTGATATACATATGCCTCTTCTATCAAACCACTTTTAAAACCACTTTCCTGTATACGGATGCTCCACTCCAAATCTTCGCCCATGCGGGTAATTTTGAAGCCGCCTGTTTTTTCAAAAACTTCTCGTGATACACCCATGTTAAAACTTCTGGGGTGAAAGACTCCAACATGTTTCTTTTTGCCACGTATGCCGCCTGTAGTAAACAATGATGTCATACTGTAGCTGATGGCTTTTTGTATAGGTGTAAAAGAAGGATGTGCCGCATCAGGGCCTCC
This genomic interval from Chitinophagaceae bacterium contains the following:
- the gmhA gene encoding D-sedoheptulose 7-phosphate isomerase produces the protein MTDKEQIISIFNEAQLLKQQMQQQDSWSLELMKAIHFITDSYRAGGKLLLCGNGGSAADAQHIAAELSGRFRLNRQGLFAEALHTNGSYLTAVANDYGFDEIYARLVDAIGNEKDILLAISTSGNSKNILRAIEVAKSKKIKIIGFGGKDGGEMKNWCDIYLGVPHQKTERIQEIHILWGHILCELVEEKLFGQNK
- a CDS encoding glycosyltransferase, producing the protein MFYSFIIPLYNRPDEIKELLDSLLLQTMQNFEVVIIEDGSDIKSDKIAEQYSDKLDIQYFFKENEGQGFTRNYGMKRAKGDYFIILDSDCILPTHYLETADKEIKSRKLDIYGGPDAAHPSFTPIQKAISYSMTSLFTTGGIRGKKKHVGVFHPRSFNMGVSREVFEKTGGFKITRMGEDLEWSIRIQESGFKSGLIEEAYVYHKRRTDFKRFFNQLYFFGRARINVSYFYPKTLKIIHFFPLIFLSGAVFSILLLFIFPVPALFLVAAYGVYTLLIWMDSLRQTQSFQISLLSIITSWIQLTAYGLGFLHEFWKRKILRKENNIDYYPQ